The nucleotide sequence TGCGCGATACAAAACAACGATCCGGACCCGCTATGGGAGAAGGCGAGAGCAGTTCGTGGAACTGAGTCGCAACCGGAGCTCCAGCCTGTCAAGGAGCCACCCGAGAAGACTGCTCAAGGGAAACCTGCCGGAAAGGCCGAAGCCCAGAAGCCACCCGGCGGTGCCGGCGGGAACCAGTCCCAGGAGTACCAACGGGAAGCGGCAGCAAAGAAGGCGGAGGCTCCCCAGGATAATGCCACCGATTTCAGCCTCGAGTTCAAGAGCCGATTCCGGCAGGAAATGCTCGGCTACATCAACGAGGCCCGAAAGGAAGCGGGGGTGAAGGCGCTTGAATACTGCCTTGAGGCCGATGTGGTGGCAGAGGCCAGGGCAGCCGATATGGTGAAACGCCGATATTTCTCACATACGCCGCCAGAAGGGCCCAATTTCCGCGGCCTCCTAACGGACGCGGGACTGCTCGGGAAACACTTCACCGGCAGCGGAGAAAACATACTTCAAACAGGAAGCACGGACTACGCCCGATTGTGCAAGCAGTGCCATGATCACTTCATGAATAGCCCCGGCCACAGAGAAAACGTCCTGGACCCGAGGTATAGTGACATGAGCATCGGAGTGGCCAAGGGCCACCTAGACGACCCAGGGTCCGGGGCCACGGTTGTGCAGATATTCCTAATTAGGGCTGCGGCGCAGTAAGACCCTCCAGGGGCCGTGTTGGGGGTCGCTTATGTTGAGTGTAGGCGAGAGCGCGCGGATTCAGATCCCGCGCTCTCTGCTTTTCAGGGAAGAGGGGTGGATGATGACCGGACTACTTGCGATCCCGATGCTTGGCTTGGTGATCTTGATTCACGAATTGGGTCACGCGGCGGGAGCGGTATCGTGCAACATGCGGGTCGACGAGCTCATCATTGGGTTCGGCCCCAAGATCGGGCAATGGACGTTCCGGGACTTATTGGTAACGCTTAGGGTGATTCCAGTCGGTGGCGCTCTCAGCATAGACGATGGTGAGTATGAGCGGGCAAGTGTCGCAAGGAAGCGGATTTGCCTTCTTGCAGGCCCAGCGACAAGCATGTTAGGAGGCTGGATGCTGTGTGTCGCGGGGAAGTTCGCGGCTACCGTTGGCAAGGGCAGTCTATGCTCAAGGGTCACTGATAGCGTAGCAT is from Bacillota bacterium and encodes:
- a CDS encoding CAP domain-containing protein, which gives rise to MPLALLVALLMVCGCAIQNNDPDPLWEKARAVRGTESQPELQPVKEPPEKTAQGKPAGKAEAQKPPGGAGGNQSQEYQREAAAKKAEAPQDNATDFSLEFKSRFRQEMLGYINEARKEAGVKALEYCLEADVVAEARAADMVKRRYFSHTPPEGPNFRGLLTDAGLLGKHFTGSGENILQTGSTDYARLCKQCHDHFMNSPGHRENVLDPRYSDMSIGVAKGHLDDPGSGATVVQIFLIRAAAQ
- a CDS encoding site-2 protease family protein codes for the protein MMTGLLAIPMLGLVILIHELGHAAGAVSCNMRVDELIIGFGPKIGQWTFRDLLVTLRVIPVGGALSIDDGEYERASVARKRICLLAGPATSMLGGWMLCVAGKFAATVGKGSLCSRVTDSVAYATRLTGLLVPGTAEALIGAATGTPAEFVGPLGLAGWMNSLDVVSLPVWLVLAGIISVGAGLFNLLPLPPLDGGRALVARVEERLGVCRLELLERMGIVLVAALGIVVAIGDLFEIVF